In Sphingobium sp. B2D3C, a genomic segment contains:
- a CDS encoding LON peptidase substrate-binding domain-containing protein: MQRRLAIFPLGGALLFPRMHLPLHIFEPRYRAMVSEAMAKDQRIGMIQPSGPGEPAPLFSIGCMGRITEIEALDDGRFNIILAGEARFRVQRELDVPTAFRQVEVEMIEGVEDEPGVLAPSERAALEDEARAFAASLGYEVEWDAVETLDDEMLVNAIAQIAPFDPAAKQALLEADALRDRNDLIIQLMQFARRGDGQGSQRLH, encoded by the coding sequence ATGCAGCGCAGGCTGGCCATCTTCCCGCTGGGCGGGGCGCTGCTGTTCCCCCGCATGCACCTGCCGCTGCACATCTTCGAGCCGCGCTATCGGGCGATGGTCTCGGAGGCGATGGCCAAGGACCAGCGCATCGGCATGATCCAGCCGAGCGGACCGGGCGAGCCGGCGCCGCTCTTCTCTATCGGCTGCATGGGGCGGATCACCGAGATCGAGGCGCTGGATGACGGGCGCTTCAACATCATTCTGGCCGGGGAGGCGCGCTTTCGCGTGCAGCGAGAACTGGATGTCCCCACCGCCTTCCGTCAGGTTGAAGTCGAGATGATCGAAGGCGTCGAGGATGAACCCGGCGTGCTGGCGCCCAGCGAGCGGGCCGCGCTGGAGGATGAGGCCCGGGCGTTCGCCGCGTCGCTTGGCTATGAGGTCGAGTGGGATGCGGTCGAGACGCTGGACGACGAGATGCTGGTCAATGCCATCGCGCAGATCGCGCCCTTCGATCCGGCGGCCAAACAGGCCCTGCTCGAAGCCGATGCGCTGCGCGACCGCAACGACCTGATCATCCAGCTCATGCAGTTCGCGCGGCGGGGCGACGGGCAGGGCAGCCAGCGCCTGCACTGA
- a CDS encoding carotenoid oxygenase family protein codes for MAHYPNTPGMTGVLRPLRIEGDILDMEVEGEIPTQLNGTFHRVHPDAQFPPMFENDQFFNGDGMVSLFHFHDGKVDFRQRYAQTDKWKAERAAGKSLFGMYRNPLTDDESVKGMIRGTANTNVMVHAGKLYAMKEDSPCLIMDPLSLETEGYTNFDGKIKNQTFSGHGKIDPVTGNFCNHGYAATGVLTDDVSYFEIDPQGNVLFETFFKVPYYCMMHDFGLTQDYVIFHIVPITGNWDRLKAGKPHFGFDKTLPVYLGVLKRGADGSDIRWFKRDNCFASHVMNAYQDGTKIHFDTCEAKGNSFPFFPDIQDDSFDPVAARPFLTRWTVDLASNGEEFASIEKLTDWIDEFPRIDERFVGQPYRHGWGLVMDPDMPMDFLRGRASGFKMNKIGHWDLVARTEDCWWAGPESIIQEPCFVPRSADAPEGDGYIIALVDNLITNYSDLVVLDALNLPAGPIARAKLPIRIRSGLHGNWADASKLPRAA; via the coding sequence ATGGCCCACTACCCCAATACGCCCGGCATGACAGGCGTGCTGCGCCCGTTGCGCATCGAAGGTGACATTCTGGATATGGAAGTCGAGGGGGAAATCCCCACGCAACTCAATGGCACCTTCCATCGCGTCCACCCCGATGCGCAATTCCCGCCGATGTTCGAGAACGATCAGTTCTTCAATGGCGACGGCATGGTCAGCCTGTTCCACTTCCATGATGGCAAGGTCGATTTCCGCCAGCGCTACGCCCAGACCGACAAGTGGAAGGCCGAGCGGGCCGCCGGCAAGTCGCTGTTCGGCATGTATCGCAATCCGCTGACCGATGACGAGAGCGTCAAGGGCATGATCCGCGGCACGGCCAACACCAACGTCATGGTCCACGCCGGCAAGCTCTATGCGATGAAGGAGGACAGCCCCTGTCTCATCATGGATCCGCTCAGCCTGGAAACCGAGGGCTACACGAATTTTGACGGCAAGATCAAAAACCAGACCTTCTCCGGCCATGGCAAGATCGACCCCGTCACCGGCAATTTCTGCAACCATGGCTATGCCGCGACCGGCGTGCTGACCGACGATGTCAGCTATTTCGAGATCGACCCGCAGGGCAATGTGCTGTTCGAGACCTTCTTCAAGGTCCCCTATTATTGCATGATGCACGACTTCGGCCTGACGCAGGATTATGTGATCTTCCACATCGTGCCGATCACCGGCAATTGGGATCGGCTGAAGGCCGGCAAGCCGCATTTCGGCTTCGACAAGACGCTCCCGGTCTACCTCGGCGTGCTGAAGCGCGGCGCTGACGGCTCCGACATTCGCTGGTTCAAGCGCGACAACTGCTTCGCCAGCCATGTCATGAACGCCTATCAGGACGGCACCAAGATTCACTTCGACACCTGCGAGGCGAAAGGGAACAGCTTCCCCTTCTTCCCGGACATCCAAGACGACAGCTTCGATCCGGTGGCGGCGCGTCCCTTTCTGACCCGCTGGACGGTCGACCTGGCTTCCAACGGTGAAGAATTCGCCAGCATCGAGAAGCTCACCGACTGGATCGACGAATTTCCCCGCATCGACGAGCGCTTCGTCGGCCAGCCCTATCGCCACGGCTGGGGCCTGGTGATGGACCCGGACATGCCGATGGACTTCCTCCGTGGTCGCGCCAGCGGCTTCAAGATGAACAAAATCGGCCATTGGGATCTCGTCGCACGCACCGAGGATTGCTGGTGGGCGGGTCCGGAATCGATCATCCAGGAGCCCTGCTTCGTGCCGCGCTCGGCCGACGCGCCGGAGGGCGATGGCTACATCATCGCGCTCGTGGACAATCTCATCACCAACTATTCCGATCTGGTGGTGCTCGACGCGCTCAACCTGCCCGCCGGGCCGATCGCCCGCGCCAAGCTGCCGATCCGCATCCGCTCGGGCCTGCATGGCAATTGGGCAGACGCCAGCAAGCTGCCGCGCGCAGCCTAA
- a CDS encoding GFA family protein — protein MSESLEGGCQCGAVRYRATGVPEHVALCHCADCRKSSGAPMVLWAAFAEKAVTVLTGSVSDYQSSPSVTRSFCPVCGTGLFFTNPEALPGLIDIQAATFDDPEALPPQVQIQTAERPHWMTTLDALPSFARFPGE, from the coding sequence ATGAGCGAGAGTTTGGAAGGTGGATGCCAATGCGGCGCGGTGCGTTACCGGGCGACAGGAGTGCCTGAGCATGTGGCGCTCTGCCATTGCGCAGACTGCCGCAAATCGTCCGGCGCGCCGATGGTGCTCTGGGCCGCCTTTGCCGAAAAGGCGGTGACGGTGCTGACCGGTTCTGTCAGCGATTATCAGTCCTCGCCGTCGGTGACCCGGAGCTTCTGTCCCGTCTGCGGCACGGGCCTGTTCTTCACAAATCCGGAGGCGCTGCCCGGGCTGATCGACATCCAGGCTGCCACGTTCGACGATCCCGAGGCGCTGCCGCCGCAAGTGCAGATCCAGACCGCCGAGCGACCGCACTGGATGACCACGCTGGATGCCCTGCCGAGCTTCGCGCGCTTTCCTGGCGAATAA
- the hisS gene encoding histidine--tRNA ligase, with protein MAKIETPRPVRGTQDMIGDSADRFAHVVETFEKVRKLYGFRRIEVPVFEQTAVFSRSLGETTDVVSKEMYSFEDRGGDSLTLRPEFTAGIARAYITEGWQQYAPLKVATHGPLFRYERPQKGRYRQFHQIDAEIIGAAEPLADAELLIFADQLLKELGISEGVTLTLNTLGDAASRDAWREALVAHFEGHKASLSEDSLTRLEKNPMRILDSKDPRDQAVVADAPDIDAYLTEEAQAFFEKVTDGLKAAGVAWTRNARLVRGLDYYRHTAFEFVTDRLGAQGTVLGGGRYDGLIETLGGPATPAVGWAAGIERLGMLLGDSGSQKLDAVIALEDDGLLSLAMRGLTALRQAGHSADLVATGSARKRFDKAAKIDAHALISLGTRDGAIYLNVRGDGSDTAARAEAMIRSIG; from the coding sequence ATGGCGAAAATCGAGACACCCCGGCCCGTTCGCGGCACTCAGGATATGATCGGCGACAGCGCGGACCGCTTCGCGCATGTGGTCGAAACGTTCGAGAAAGTCCGCAAGCTCTATGGCTTCCGGCGGATCGAGGTGCCCGTGTTCGAACAGACGGCGGTCTTCTCCCGCTCGCTGGGCGAAACCACCGATGTCGTCTCCAAGGAGATGTACAGCTTCGAGGATCGCGGCGGGGATTCGCTCACGCTGCGCCCGGAGTTCACCGCCGGCATCGCGCGGGCCTATATCACCGAGGGCTGGCAGCAATATGCGCCGCTCAAGGTTGCGACGCACGGGCCGCTGTTCCGCTATGAGCGGCCGCAAAAGGGACGCTATCGCCAGTTCCACCAGATCGATGCCGAGATCATCGGCGCGGCCGAGCCGCTGGCCGATGCCGAACTGCTGATCTTCGCCGATCAGTTGCTCAAGGAGCTGGGCATCAGCGAGGGCGTGACGCTGACGCTCAACACGCTGGGCGATGCCGCGAGCCGCGATGCGTGGCGCGAGGCGCTGGTTGCGCATTTCGAGGGGCACAAGGCGAGCCTGAGCGAAGACAGTCTGACCCGGCTCGAAAAGAACCCGATGCGCATCCTCGACAGCAAGGACCCGCGCGATCAGGCGGTCGTGGCGGACGCGCCGGATATCGACGCCTATCTGACCGAGGAGGCGCAGGCCTTCTTCGAGAAGGTGACCGACGGGCTGAAGGCGGCCGGCGTGGCGTGGACCCGCAATGCCCGGCTGGTGCGCGGGCTGGATTATTATCGGCACACCGCGTTCGAGTTCGTCACGGATCGGCTGGGCGCGCAGGGGACGGTGCTCGGCGGTGGACGCTATGACGGGCTGATCGAGACGCTGGGCGGGCCGGCGACCCCGGCGGTCGGTTGGGCGGCGGGGATTGAGCGGCTGGGGATGCTGCTGGGTGACAGTGGCTCGCAGAAGCTGGATGCCGTCATCGCTCTGGAGGATGATGGTCTGCTGAGCCTGGCCATGCGCGGCCTCACGGCTTTGCGCCAGGCTGGACACTCCGCTGACCTCGTAGCGACGGGCTCGGCTCGCAAACGCTTTGACAAGGCGGCGAAGATCGACGCGCATGCCCTTATATCCCTCGGGACGCGCGACGGTGCGATTTATCTCAATGTGCGCGGAGACGGCAGCGATACAGCAGCGCGTGCCGAAGCGATGATCAGGTCCATCGGATGA
- a CDS encoding tetratricopeptide repeat protein, protein MATLGLSEQDKQAVEAFRRDVVEPSQTKLVMVDFWAEWCGPCKQLSPIIEKIAAEYADRGVLLVKINVDENRFIASQFRVQSIPTVYAVFQGQPVADLTQARTESQYRQMLDQILAQLPVESEAGQRAQDIAPLLAMAEDVLAGGDAERAIAIFAQISEMAPDNAEALGGQIRALVAAGHLDEADGLVASLPEALAHDKAIERGRSAIALARSATPGVDVAPLQARIQANPDDHDALFELSAAHMANGDRDAAAEALLTSIARDRSWEEGKARTQLLQLFEVVGLEDPWVAGQRRRLSQILFA, encoded by the coding sequence GTGGCCACCCTCGGGTTGAGCGAGCAGGACAAGCAGGCCGTCGAGGCGTTCCGTCGCGACGTTGTCGAGCCTTCGCAAACGAAGCTCGTCATGGTCGACTTCTGGGCGGAATGGTGCGGGCCCTGCAAGCAACTCTCGCCCATCATCGAAAAGATCGCGGCCGAATATGCCGACCGGGGCGTGCTGCTCGTCAAGATCAATGTCGATGAGAACCGGTTCATCGCCAGCCAGTTCCGCGTCCAGTCTATCCCCACCGTCTACGCGGTGTTCCAGGGCCAGCCAGTCGCGGACCTGACCCAGGCGCGCACCGAGAGCCAGTATCGCCAGATGCTCGACCAGATCCTCGCGCAATTGCCGGTCGAGAGCGAGGCGGGGCAGCGTGCGCAGGATATCGCGCCGTTGCTGGCCATGGCGGAGGACGTGCTTGCGGGCGGCGACGCGGAGCGGGCGATCGCCATCTTCGCGCAGATCAGCGAGATGGCGCCGGACAATGCAGAGGCTCTGGGCGGGCAGATCCGCGCCCTGGTGGCCGCCGGGCATCTCGATGAGGCGGACGGGCTCGTGGCCAGCCTGCCCGAGGCACTGGCGCACGACAAGGCCATCGAGCGCGGACGCTCGGCCATCGCGCTGGCGCGGTCCGCCACGCCGGGCGTGGACGTGGCACCGCTGCAGGCCCGCATCCAGGCCAATCCGGATGATCATGACGCGCTGTTCGAGCTGTCGGCCGCTCATATGGCCAATGGCGACCGGGATGCCGCCGCCGAGGCGCTGCTGACCAGCATCGCGCGCGACCGCAGTTGGGAGGAGGGCAAGGCGCGGACGCAGTTGCTCCAGCTCTTCGAGGTGGTCGGGCTGGAAGATCCCTGGGTTGCCGGCCAGCGCCGTCGCCTTTCGCAAATTCTCTTCGCCTGA
- a CDS encoding CBS domain-containing protein, translating to MTIRTLLGASYKDVICAARTDSVGHVVALLAERRIGCVPVVEDGKVLGIFSERDVLYGLAREGAQLLDRPVESVMTSPAVTIGLDTPIIAALSLMTTRRIRHLPVMADGQMVAFVSIGDLVKHRMDRIEAEADALRHYIQSA from the coding sequence ATGACCATCAGAACATTGCTGGGCGCATCCTATAAGGACGTCATCTGTGCGGCGCGGACGGACAGCGTCGGCCATGTCGTCGCGTTGCTGGCGGAGCGCCGCATCGGATGTGTGCCGGTTGTGGAAGACGGAAAGGTGCTCGGCATCTTCTCCGAGCGCGACGTGCTTTATGGTCTGGCCCGGGAAGGCGCGCAACTGCTCGATCGTCCGGTCGAGAGTGTCATGACCAGCCCTGCCGTCACCATCGGTCTGGATACGCCGATCATCGCCGCCTTGTCCCTGATGACGACGCGGCGGATTCGTCATTTGCCTGTCATGGCGGACGGGCAGATGGTGGCGTTCGTCAGTATCGGGGATCTGGTGAAGCACCGCATGGACCGGATCGAGGCGGAGGCCGATGCCCTGCGCCATTATATCCAGAGCGCCTGA
- the prmC gene encoding peptide chain release factor N(5)-glutamine methyltransferase: MSGLPDWLRAATTALGAVSDTPRLDAELLAAHALAMSREEMILAMPRLSCPEGADALLARRLAHEPIAYITGKRDFWTLTLKVAPGVLVPRPDSETLIEAAIAQFEGRRAPGRILDLGTGSGALLLAALDVWREASGIGIDASAAAIEIARENVLHCGMDGRAEIRAGDWAEGIDECFDLILCNPPYISTSAMLPPQVRDHEPASALFAGADGLDDYRRLAAQTGDRLAAGGAAIFEIGFDQEETAGALFREAGFHVAVRRDLAGRARALVLTRA; the protein is encoded by the coding sequence GTGAGCGGGCTGCCCGATTGGCTGCGCGCCGCCACGACCGCTCTGGGCGCGGTCAGCGATACGCCCCGGCTCGATGCTGAACTGCTTGCCGCCCACGCGCTGGCGATGAGCCGCGAGGAGATGATCCTCGCCATGCCCCGGCTCTCCTGCCCCGAGGGCGCCGATGCGCTGCTTGCCCGGCGGCTGGCGCATGAGCCGATCGCCTACATCACCGGCAAGCGGGATTTCTGGACGCTGACCCTGAAGGTCGCGCCGGGCGTTCTGGTGCCGCGACCGGACAGCGAGACCCTGATCGAGGCGGCGATCGCGCAGTTCGAGGGGAGGCGGGCGCCGGGGCGCATTCTCGATCTCGGCACTGGCTCGGGCGCGCTGCTGCTGGCGGCGCTGGATGTCTGGCGGGAGGCGAGCGGCATTGGCATCGATGCCTCTGCGGCCGCGATCGAGATCGCGCGGGAGAATGTCTTGCATTGCGGGATGGATGGGCGGGCTGAGATCCGCGCGGGGGACTGGGCCGAGGGGATCGACGAGTGCTTCGACCTCATTCTCTGCAACCCGCCTTATATCAGCACGTCCGCCATGCTGCCCCCGCAGGTGCGCGATCATGAGCCAGCCAGCGCCCTGTTCGCGGGAGCCGACGGACTGGACGATTATCGGCGGCTTGCCGCGCAGACGGGCGACCGCCTCGCCGCAGGGGGCGCAGCGATCTTCGAGATCGGTTTCGACCAGGAGGAGACGGCCGGCGCACTGTTTCGGGAAGCCGGCTTCCATGTCGCGGTGCGCCGCGATCTGGCCGGGCGGGCGCGGGCGCTGGTGCTCACCAGGGCATAG
- a CDS encoding PspC domain-containing protein, giving the protein MSASHPSMLARPDTLLGICQAIGEDLGINPTWVRAALACGVFFNLAATVAIYLGLGLVVAVSRWLFPAPSRPVADVVVVDADAAQAEPAAETVDQDTQAPQPLPLAA; this is encoded by the coding sequence ATGTCCGCCTCACACCCCTCGATGCTCGCACGCCCCGATACGCTGCTGGGAATCTGCCAGGCCATTGGCGAGGATCTCGGCATCAACCCGACCTGGGTCCGGGCGGCGCTTGCCTGTGGTGTCTTCTTCAATCTCGCTGCGACGGTGGCCATCTATCTCGGCCTCGGGCTTGTCGTGGCCGTCAGCCGCTGGCTGTTCCCTGCGCCATCGCGCCCAGTCGCGGATGTTGTGGTGGTCGACGCAGACGCCGCGCAGGCCGAGCCGGCTGCAGAGACCGTCGATCAGGACACCCAAGCGCCACAGCCCCTGCCGCTGGCCGCCTGA
- a CDS encoding DUF4167 domain-containing protein produces the protein MINNRQAGRRRGRNNPRQGGGGNRGNGDSGNRIDSRARGNAPQLLEKYRNLARDAQMSGDRVNAEYYLQFADHYFRVLADNRARQEEQQGRFRRNDDGDQDNSFDNDELIDGSEDGDEFAPRHQDFRQQDNRNQDERPRRDRGRDRDGQDRPARQEPRQDQGERAERAERPERAERPERAERPERAERKERQPRRPRVANDDETDRDEGEIGLPGLPPSIARIESDEPEDRAEAPAEVTEATEAPAKPRRGRRPRATEAAE, from the coding sequence TTGATCAATAATCGTCAGGCCGGTCGCCGTCGCGGTCGGAATAACCCGCGCCAAGGGGGCGGAGGCAATCGCGGTAACGGCGATTCGGGCAACCGGATCGACAGCCGCGCACGGGGCAATGCGCCTCAGCTTCTCGAAAAATATCGCAATCTGGCGCGCGACGCCCAGATGTCCGGCGATCGGGTGAACGCGGAATATTATCTGCAGTTCGCCGATCACTATTTTCGCGTCCTCGCCGACAACCGTGCGCGGCAGGAGGAGCAGCAGGGCCGCTTCCGTCGCAACGACGATGGCGATCAGGACAACAGCTTCGACAATGACGAGCTGATCGACGGCAGCGAGGATGGCGACGAGTTCGCACCGCGCCATCAGGATTTCCGTCAGCAGGACAATCGCAATCAGGACGAGCGCCCGCGCCGCGATCGTGGGCGGGACCGGGACGGGCAGGATCGCCCGGCACGGCAGGAGCCGCGTCAGGACCAGGGCGAGCGTGCGGAACGGGCAGAGCGGCCCGAGCGTGCTGAACGCCCGGAACGCGCCGAGCGCCCGGAGCGTGCTGAACGCAAAGAGCGTCAGCCGCGCCGTCCGCGCGTTGCCAATGATGACGAAACCGATCGGGATGAGGGCGAGATCGGCCTTCCCGGTCTGCCGCCCTCCATCGCCCGCATCGAATCGGATGAGCCCGAGGATCGGGCCGAAGCGCCGGCCGAGGTGACCGAGGCCACGGAAGCGCCCGCAAAGCCGCGCCGGGGCCGTCGCCCTCGTGCGACCGAAGCGGCGGAATGA
- the prfA gene encoding peptide chain release factor 1, protein MTTISPDRIAAILRRQDEVQAQMARPDLDPAEFVRLSKDYAELEPVVQAARAVVSLRAEQGELEAMLIDPEMKAMAQEELESLRARLPQAEHALAVALLPKDAADARPAMLEIRAGTGGDEAALFAGDLFRMYQRYAETQGWRVEIISASASEAGGFKEVIASVTGTGVFARMKFESGVHRVQRVPVTESGGRIHTSAATVAVLPEAEDVDVQINEATDLRIDVYRSSGSGGQHVNTTDSAVRITHLPTGLVVTQQDEKSQHKNKAKAMKVLRTRLYEAERERTQAEHAGARKAMVGSGDRSERIRTYNFPQGRVTDHRINLTLHRLPEILEGPGLDEVIAALIAEDEAARLAQLDMAA, encoded by the coding sequence ATGACCACCATCTCCCCCGATCGCATCGCTGCGATCCTCCGGCGGCAGGATGAGGTGCAGGCGCAGATGGCGCGGCCGGATCTTGATCCGGCGGAGTTCGTGCGGCTGTCCAAGGATTATGCCGAGCTCGAGCCGGTGGTGCAGGCCGCGCGGGCGGTTGTGTCGTTGCGCGCCGAGCAGGGTGAGCTGGAGGCGATGCTCATCGATCCCGAAATGAAGGCGATGGCGCAGGAGGAACTGGAGAGCCTGCGCGCGCGGCTCCCGCAGGCCGAACATGCGCTGGCCGTGGCGCTGCTCCCCAAGGATGCGGCGGATGCCCGCCCGGCGATGCTGGAGATTCGCGCCGGCACGGGTGGAGATGAAGCCGCGCTGTTCGCGGGCGATCTGTTTCGCATGTATCAGCGCTATGCCGAGACGCAGGGCTGGCGCGTCGAGATCATCTCGGCCAGCGCGTCCGAAGCGGGCGGCTTCAAGGAAGTGATCGCCAGCGTGACCGGCACTGGGGTGTTCGCGCGCATGAAGTTCGAGAGCGGCGTCCATCGCGTGCAGCGCGTGCCGGTGACGGAGAGCGGCGGGCGCATCCACACCTCGGCGGCGACCGTGGCCGTGCTGCCCGAGGCCGAGGATGTCGACGTGCAGATCAACGAGGCGACCGACCTGCGGATCGACGTCTATCGCTCGTCCGGCTCGGGCGGGCAGCATGTGAACACGACCGACAGCGCCGTGCGCATCACCCATTTGCCGACGGGTCTCGTCGTGACGCAGCAGGACGAGAAGTCCCAGCACAAGAACAAGGCGAAGGCGATGAAGGTGCTGCGCACACGCCTCTATGAAGCCGAGCGCGAGCGCACGCAGGCGGAGCATGCGGGCGCGCGCAAGGCGATGGTCGGCTCGGGCGACCGCTCGGAGCGCATCCGCACCTATAATTTCCCGCAGGGCCGCGTGACCGATCATCGCATCAACCTGACCCTGCATCGCCTGCCGGAAATTCTCGAAGGCCCTGGACTAGACGAGGTGATCGCCGCGCTCATCGCCGAGGATGAGGCTGCGCGGCTGGCGCAGCTCGACATGGCGGCGTGA
- a CDS encoding GIY-YIG nuclease family protein, producing MRRRNPCTYILASQKRGTLYVGVTSDLPARIGQHRSAECPGFTSRYRVYRLVHAEFFETMDGAISREKQLKRWHRAWKINLIEANNPDWADLAVTWGLAEPLLHGP from the coding sequence ATGCGACGTCGCAACCCGTGCACCTATATTCTCGCCAGCCAGAAACGCGGAACCTTGTATGTCGGCGTGACGTCCGATCTCCCCGCCCGCATTGGGCAGCACCGGTCCGCCGAGTGTCCGGGTTTCACCTCGCGCTACCGCGTTTACCGCCTCGTCCATGCCGAGTTCTTCGAGACCATGGACGGGGCGATCAGCCGCGAAAAGCAACTCAAGCGCTGGCATCGCGCCTGGAAGATCAACCTCATTGAAGCGAACAATCCCGACTGGGCCGACCTCGCCGTGACGTGGGGACTGGCCGAGCCGCTGCTCCATGGACCCTGA